The genomic segment agactttttgttttccaagtCAATTAATTCAATAATTGAATTTGTCTGAATTCTTTTGACTATTTCAAATATGTCTTCCCAAAATCACtataaagagagaagagaagcacCCTCTTAGTTTGTATAGCACTACTACAAAGCactacaaacaaagaaacacagaAAAATCATTTTATCAAAAGACTTTGAGACCACGATGAATTCTAATGAGATTTCCTCCTCCGTGGTAAAAGCTTCGTACTGGTTCCCAGATGGAGAGAACCAGGAACAGGATCCCAGAACTTCGGCCCAAACTATTCCCTCAGATCTCTTCACTCACCTTTTCTGCGCCTTCGCCGATCTCGACGCTACCACCCACGAAGTTTTTGTCTCCGGAGCGCATGAGTTCATATTTTCCACCTTCACTGAAACCGTCAAGAATCGAAATAAATACGTGCAGACCCTCTTGTCGATCGGCGGAATAAGTGCAAACAATTCTGCGTTTGCGTCCATGGCAAGTAAACAAGAGTCTCGGAAATTGTTCATTGATTCTTGGATTTCGATCGCTAGAGCAAAGGGATTCCATGGTCTCGATCTAGCCTGGGAGTACCCAAGCAATAAGCATGAGATGAAAGACTTTGGGCACCTAGTTAGAGATTTGCGATCAGCGGTTGATGCCGAGAGCATACTCACCTGCAAACCGACTTTGCTGTTGACGGCTGCCGTTTACTACTCATCGGTTTACAAGAAGTATACATACCCAGTTAAAGTGATGGAAAAAAGCTTGGATTGGGTTAATATCATAGCCTATGATTTTTACGAGCCGCTGTCGTACTCCCTATTTACCGCTCCAACCGCCGGTCTCCACGTTTCTTCTAACAACGAAGGTATAATGAAGCGTTGTATATATTTCCCAACCATTCAAAtaattagttttctattttttttttttttttggcataacTGGAATAGAATTTGGTAATTTGGTTGATAGGTCCTACTCCAAGCGGCGATTCTGGTTTGAAACAGTGGATTAAGGATGGACTTTCGGAGAACAAAGCAGTCTTGGGATTCACATACGTTGGATGGGGTTGGACTCTCGAAAACGAAAATGATACCGGTTATCATGCGCCCGCCGCCGGAGTAGCCAAACATGAGGGCGTATCTGAGGACGGTTCTATAAACTATGCTCAGATAATTAAGTTTATAGGGGATGAGGAAGCAACATACGCTTATGACTCCAAGGTTGTCGGACATTATTGCTTCGCCGAAAAGACTTGGATTGGGTACGAAGATAAGCAGAGCGTGGTGACGAAAGTGAAATACGCTGAGCAGAATGGTCTGCTTGGTTACTTTGCCTGGAACGTTGGAGCTGACGATAACAGTCTTCTATCCACCGCAGGTTCGTCTCCCTCTAGTTAATTTCTTATCGGATAAATTAACCAGTACCGACtctcttatatatgtattttaaaatatttcagcATCCAAAGCATGGGGTATTATCGGAGGAGTTTCCACAACGAAATgtgaataaagaaagaaataaataataagaggTGAAACTCGCCGCGTTAGTATTCCACTCTTGTtactcgtttttttttggtttgttctcAATATTTTCTATTCTGGTTCAAATTTCTGAATCTCTTCATGAACTTTATCTCCCTTAAAAGTATTGTCGGAACACAATCTGAGCTACATAGGACGACGGTGGTGTTTGGTGACTACCCTTCCACTTTTCCCTctgattgttttatatttgcCGCAACCGCCTATCTTTTCCAGATCCGGATTTGCTCAGACCCCTTTAGAAGAATCTTCACACTAGGTCTAGGTATGTTGCATCTTTAGATgctcttatctttgagtttTAAGCTCCAAAATTGTAGTACTACCAAGCTTTGTAACATATTTGATATGAATGAGAAACAACTTTTTGTTACACGATTTGGGGACACCGAGgcttcagcaaaaaaaaaaaggataatctGCAAAGCATATATGGGAGAGTTTTGATCCTCCACGAGATAGACTAATGGGTTTCCACTTTCTTATCCTAAATGGTTTATCAATCTGATGACACAAACTTTCCATATAAAGCAAAAATAGGTAAAGAGGCAATGGATCCTCCTGTCAGCGATTTCTTAATGGTTTAAAAGATTTAGTCCTCTCTCCATTCCACAAAACTGTCATTGAAGAACTTGTGATACATTGCATAATCCACCTTATCCACGTGTCTGGAAGCTTGACTGCTTGAAGAATATCTTCAACGAAGTCCCATCTTATACAACTATATGCTTTTTCCATAAAGTTTCAAAAACATCCACCCTTTTCTGCCATTTTTTTGCGTCTCATTGAATGAACCATTTCTTACACCACCACAATATTGTCAACACTCAATCATTATGGAATGAAGCTAGATTATATCGGTCCAATTAGCTTAGGCATCACCTTCTTCAACCTCATAACCATAGTTTCcgtattatttgttttgaacAAAGACTTACAAAGACTTATCAGCCTGAACTAcaacaaaaaatttcttctaaatactccaaaaaaaaaaaagattgagcaAAGTACTCTCAATATTTGTCTACTTAAGAAaaagtcaataaaaaaaataaaaagtccaATTATTAGTTTACTAAAATATCTTCAGTACAATAAAATAAGAGAGCAGTTTTGCAGCTGTTTAGACAACGATAAACAATTCAAGATGAGTTGAGGCAAATTAGATTTTTATGCTAAAAGGAAGCTACCGTCAAACTgttaaatataataacaattcTTACGAAATTGTTACTTGATGTATTCTGTATCATTTACGAAACTGTGCAAGacttataaataattatgtcgaatttttgtttttctcgtttttattaataattaggtTCGGACATGCACGTACGTGCgagattgatttcaaaaactaagtttgttatcatatttataatatattacatatatgtgAGGTTATGTTTATCTTTTAGGAATGTTAACATTCATAGTGCAAACTCATACCAGTTtagtattcaatttttttttaattcagtttggagaaaaaatgatcaaatttgtttttttatacgTAAAGACAACTATATTAAAAAGTAGCAAGAGAATGGTGATGTCTATTTGGGACagaaaatagtaagagaaaagTGATATGTCCTGtcctaaatataattttccatctcataaacgttgttttaataataatttatacatttCATATTGTGTACTTTGGTCCAACATAGAAAGAAATAGGTAAGtgtttcatatctttttgtATGTGCGggttttatttttagatatttttatttggtataacatatataacaaaaatttatattggtttcaGTGCCGGCTCATCCATAAGGCGAGCAAAACAGCTGCTTTAGGCCACAAAAGGAAAAACAGTTTAGAAGACAAATATACAATTCCGTTATTATATATGCAAGCTATGTTATTGTAAATGTTATAATAATGTAATTCATTTACATATTTCTCTCCGACTCTACTACGTATGCAATGGACCAACAtacaattttttccttttttgctttctttcccCCTCTTTTGGCATCAAAAagtatatgtttttatgttttcctttataaaaactcggtatttgtttttgtcaaagttttttttcttctcttaagtccttattttttttttcttatcatatttttcttttcctaaattttgCTAACTTATTATGATAGATTATagttccttcttctctttcataCATGTAACTACCATTTTTCTCAGttctatgattttgatgttatttggttttatgaaataactaaaaaaagatattttttttaaaaagtatatcaaataatattttaatatctataCTATACAagatatattttagtttaatttattatattaactaaaaattattaaaatatcaaattcacaTGTTTTTAATTGCTTTAGGCCTCTAAATACCTAGAAACGGCCCTGATTAGTTTGCTTTCATCAagtttgtaaatgaaataataatCGTTTCACCAAAAATTTCATATCGACATGATAACAGACCTGAATCTAGTATAAACCGGGTTAATGATCAGCTATACTAATCTCGAGAACTATCAAACcagataaaaacaacaaaatattaaaatttcatgaACCGGATGGtctaaatatttgtatcaaGCGGGTCAAACCCGTCTTCTGTTCTTGCCACATAACTTATTACAATATTTTGATCCACAAAAAACATGTTCTGCGTAAGGCCGTAATCCACATGAGTAAATTGTATGTCCTCAACTATCGTGTTCGAATTTGCATTACCCAGAATTATCGACCGTATTTTATCTGAAATAATTTAgatattggtttttgtttttcgaaTTAACCGTATGCGTTATTTCATGTCACAATATATGAAGTAAACAGGGAAAATTGAAACtaaatttatctatttaaataattttaaagttgaaattaatatttgatccaaattttattatctcattttgttacctttatttaatttctcattttaataaaacaaatagtttaataatgtttttattttttgaattaccCGTTGTCGTAATCATTTttttagaccatctccaatgtatatctctactttttactttaaaatcgaGCATTTTTCCCTTCATTGTATCACTCTATTTTTGACTCTAAAATGaattagtgtaaaaaaaatatggttgaTAATATAATTGCTCTAAATATAGAGTAATCCCATTATTTCTTCTATTTAATAGTAAGATATAGaattttgactttaaaatagagtgGAGTTGGAGATCTCCTTAGTATTTAATTGTAACGCTCTTAACCCGGAAACAATTGTGTGTTTgatgtcgagcgacaccaaggGGTGTCGGTCAACATTAGCAACGTTTCGGGTTAGAcgatttgtttctttctccgGTTTTGTGTGGTTTAGAGATTTTGgagaaaccctaaatttttcttataaaagaaaaacgCCCTCTTCGTTTTAGGGGTTCCCCTTCTCAGCCGTTTTACTGcctagagaagagaagagaagagaaatttGATATCTCTAGATTTTATGGAGGAGAGGAGATGGTTATGGGGATGGGAATGGAAAGGAGTTGGGTTGTTGTGgcgtggaggaggagaaggaagcaCTGATGGTGGGTGGTGTTGCTTCTTGCTCCTATTTTGTCCCTAGTCCAAGGTAAGAAGTTGATCTAAAGTTTATCTGAGGTTTTGGGATGATTGTGGTGGATTTGTGATGGGTGAGATGAATTGGAAGGAACCCATGGGTTGTTTTCTTGGTTGTTGCCTTGTGAGGCTGTGTTATTTGTGATTATTCGTATTGGAAGCGAGCATTAtggagatttagggttttgcgCCCAAAAGAGGCTAAAGGAGAAGCCTAGATTGTGGTTGCAGGcatggtgtcgaacgacaccatAGTGCAGAGCCGGCCTTGAAACCAGGCTGATGAAGCACAGGATTGTGGCCTTAAATATAAGATGCATTTTAGCGGCcgtttttcaaaaatgtttcaaTAGCCTAGTTGGCTTGTGTATGCGATTTCAAGTTTGAGGTTCTGTGTTCTGTCCTCCCCTCTTACAGTTTTATCACTTTACATTCCCCTTTTTCTCTATAGCTAAGTTATTAATCAGCCCATAATACATTTTGGCTTGTGGCCTATTATTACTCAGCGACGGCTCTGCCATAgtgatgtcggtcgacaccaacacctaTAGGCGGACATCAAGAACTGGTTTGGGATGGCTAATTCGGAGCAACTCTTGGAGAATGAAACAGAGTCCGATTTGGCTAACATTTGGTGGGAGTTTAGTGGTGCTATAATCTTCATATCCAATGGTGGATTTGTGGAATGAACGGTTAGTTATTGAATTAACCGGATGTTAACATGGACGTTTTCTCGAGAAGTTTTGTGGCAAGGATTGGGTGTCCAGCGACACCAgcatgttttcgtgtttttggATCGTAGGATAATGGTAGGAGTTAGGGTTTATCGAGGGTGGATCGATGGAGGTGATGTCGAGGGCGTcaatgtcgaccgacactggcaggGTTTGATCAACACCAATGGTTAGCTCATGCGGAGCATGTTGTGTTAGCTTGGTTTCCGGCAAGAGTGTCGGGAATGCTTAAGCGTTTCTATGGAGAATTAATGGGTGAACCGTAGTTGTGGTTAATGGACTACAGAATGGCCAGTGTGGGTCAAAGCGGATCGTTGGTGAGGTGAAGTCCGTGGCTGAAGCGGAATGAAGTATTCTAATTCATCTCTCCTGTTACTTGGTCGTTTAGGGGtagttggttgtgcgactaagtaccagatgaggtggtgttcgcgATACGTGTTTTAAGTGAAGCTTGTTCCTGGAAATGGAAACAAGTGGTTTGTCGGGTTGGATGTTGAAGGAATTTGTTGCGGAGAGATCGGAGTCTACAAATGTAAGGTGCTTGTGGGATGAAGTACGTTTGTATGACCGTGTTTTGTGGATGCAAAGAATGGTTTAGTTGGAACTAGCCTGTATTTGTGAAGTTTTTGTAAGTAGCAATTTTTATATTGGTTGTCTCGTTGGAATTATGCAGTTTTGGTGAGATTGTTTCTTATGTGTCTTGTGCGAAGATTAGGATTTTGAATGCTGTGGTTTCAATAAAATTTCGATTGACATGGTGATAAAAAGGAATTGATGTAATTCAGATTGAGTTTATTATGAGATCGGCCTTTTTTCTCATGGGTATTGTAGAGATGGGACTTTCTTCCCGTGCTTATAGATTTAGGCATTCCTAAGATACTGAAAAGACAATATTGCCCCTCTCATCTAAGACTATTAATCGTCTCTCTTCTTCGTCGTTTGTGTTCTTTTCTCTCTAGTCAGCAAACCTAAAGACAATGTTCTGATCTCCTCCCTTCGACTACACATAAATAATCGCCCCAAACGAATTAGTTCTATACGAATGGCAATAGAGAAAAGCCTATAGAGAAGTAAGTTtcagtttctagggttttaatttttcctttttaattggGATTTAGAGTTTGACAGGGAAAGAGTGACAGAGAGTTCCGAACTTTCAAGTTGTATATGGTTTGCAATCTTACACTTCATGTCTCTCTAATTCAAAGGTAACAAAAGTCCAAAATCTCTTCCATTTTCCAACAACGGTTCATCCTCTTTCTCGCTTCTTTGTAACTAAGGAAGCCTTCTTGGCATCGCCTGACCTTGTAAGGTATAAGGTGTGTGGACTCTGTTCTTTGCTTGAGttgttcattttttatttttgctagagaaacaaatcaaatagtTTTCTAAGTTCCGAGAGTAGTTAGTTAGGATGGTGTTATAAAAGAGAGAATTAAGGAATATAAGTAATCTGGTGTTGAAGATACAATAATTGATTTTATGTAAATACATAAACATTGTGATTCTGGATATTTTGTAACCTCAAGAATCAATTCTAAGAAATCAAAATCGTAGGGGTTTAGCCTGAAATTATGATCCCTCACTCTCTTTCTTAGCAAATCCGTTGGTCCATTTTTTGCATATTCtcttgaaaaaaatatcatcgTTCAAGCTATATCATATTTTCCTTGTTACGATATTCTTCTTGCAAGAGTGAAATAAAGATCAAATAAGTACAATAGAACAACGATAGTTATATAAATCAGCCTCATCCTTAGAGGATCCATggatgtttatctccattttaaaaatcattattcgTGGATTTCATTATTGTTTCTAGTGGTTTTGCATATCtttttgatgaagaaataataGTCGTTCATGCATTGGTAACCATGTTGTTAGTCATGTCCTTTACAATATGTGTGTTTCGTTTGGTGTTTCGGTTTCCTCAGTTGTACTTCCTTAGAGTTTAGTGTTATGTGGTTAACTGGCTACTTGGGTTCCCTCAGTTGTAGTtccttagggtttagtgttcTGCGGTTAATTGGCTACTTGGGTTCCCTCAATAGTAGTTCCTTAAGGTTTAGCGTCCTGCCGTTAATTGGCTACTTGGGTTCCCTCAGTTGTAGTtccttagggtttagtgttcTGCGGTTAACTGGCTACTTGGGTTCCCTCAGTTGTAGTtccttagggtttagtgttcTGTGGTTGACTGGCTACTTGGGTTCCCTCAGTTGTAGTtccttagggtttagtgttcTGCGGTTAATTGGCTACTTGGGTTCCCTCAATAGTAGTTCCTTAAGGTTTAGCGTCCTGCCGTTAATTGGCTACTTGGGTTCCCTCAGTTGTAGTtccttagggtttagtgttcTGCGGTTAACTGGCTACTTGGGTTCCCTCAGTTGTAGTtccttagggtttagtgttcTGCGGTTAACTGGCTACTTGGGTTCCCTCAGTTGTAGTtccttagggtttagtgttcTGCGGTTAACTGGCTACTTGGGTTCCCTCAGTTGTAGTtccttagggtttagtgttcTGCGGTTAATTGGCTACTTGGGTTCCCTCAGTTGTAGTtccttagggtttagtgttcTGCGGTTAATTGGCTACTTGGGTTCCCTCAGTTGTAGTtccttagggtttagtgttcTGCGGTTAATTGGCTACTTGGGTTCCCT from the Camelina sativa cultivar DH55 chromosome 12, Cs, whole genome shotgun sequence genome contains:
- the LOC104731579 gene encoding chitotriosidase-1-like, whose protein sequence is MNSNEISSSVVKASYWFPDGENQEQDPRTSAQTIPSDLFTHLFCAFADLDATTHEVFVSGAHEFIFSTFTETVKNRNKYVQTLLSIGGISANNSAFASMASKQESRKLFIDSWISIARAKGFHGLDLAWEYPSNKHEMKDFGHLVRDLRSAVDAESILTCKPTLLLTAAVYYSSVYKKYTYPVKVMEKSLDWVNIIAYDFYEPLSYSLFTAPTAGLHVSSNNEGPTPSGDSGLKQWIKDGLSENKAVLGFTYVGWGWTLENENDTGYHAPAAGVAKHEGVSEDGSINYAQIIKFIGDEEATYAYDSKVVGHYCFAEKTWIGYEDKQSVVTKVKYAEQNGLLGYFAWNVGADDNSLLSTAASKAWGIIGGVSTTKCE